In one Nomascus leucogenys isolate Asia chromosome 13, Asia_NLE_v1, whole genome shotgun sequence genomic region, the following are encoded:
- the ZNF334 gene encoding zinc finger protein 334 isoform X3, producing MKKFQRPVSFQDLTVNFTQEEWQQLDPAQRLLYRDVMLENYSNLVSVGYHVSKPDVIFKLEQGEEPWIMEKFSNQNYPEVDDALEKSKEIQDKHLIQTVFFSNKTLITERENVFGKTLNLGMNSVPLRKMPYKCNPGGNSLKTNSEVIVAKKSKENRKIPDEYSGFGKHEKSHSGMKKYRYNPMRKASNQNGNLILHQNIQILKQPFDYNKCRKTFFKRAILITQKGRQTERKPNECNECRKTFSKRSTLVVHQRIHTGEKPYVCNDCRKTFRVKTSLTRHQRIHTGERPYECSECRKTFIDKSALIVHQKIHGGEKSYECNECGKTFFRKSALAEHFRSHTGEKPYECKECGNAFSKKSYLVVHQRTHRGEKPNECKECGKTFFCQSALTAHQRIHTGEKPYECSECEKTFFCQSALNVHRRSHTGEKPYECSQCGKFLCTKSALIAHQITHRGKKSYECNECGKFFCRKSTLTIHQRTHTGEKHGVFNKCGRISIVKSNCSQCKRMNTNENLYECSEHGHAISKNSHLIVHQRTIWERPYECNECGRTYCRKSALTHHQRTHTGERPYECNECGKTFCQKFSFVEHQRTHTGEKPYECNECGKSFCHKSAFRVHRRIHTGEKPYECNQCGKTYRRLWTLTEHQKIHTGEKPYECNKCEKTFRHKSNFLLHQKSHKE from the exons agaCCAGTTTCATTCCAGGACCTGACTGTGAACTTCACCCAAGAGGAATGGCAGCAACTGGACCCTGCTCAGAGGCTCCTGTACAGggatgtgatgctggagaactaCAGCAACTTGGTCTCCGTGG GGTATCATGTTAGCAAACCAGATGTGATTTTCAAATTGGAGCAAGGAGAAGAACCATGGATAATGGAGAAATTCTCAAATCAGAACTACCCAG AAGTCGATGATGCCTTAGAGAAGAGCAAGGAAATCCAAGATAAACATTTGATACAAACTGTATTCTTCAGCAACAAAACACTGATTACAGAAAGAGAGAATGTATTTGGGAAAACACTTAATCTGGGCATGAATAGTGTTCCCTTAAGAAAAATGCCCTATAAATGTAATCCAGGAGGAAACAGTTTGAAAACTAATTCAGAAGTAATTGttgcaaagaaaagcaaagaaaacagaaagattcCTGATGAATACAGTGGATTTGGGAAGCATGAAAAAAGTCATTCGGGAATGAAAAAATACAGATACAATCCAATGAGGAAAGCCAGCAATCAAAACGGAAATCTTATTCTGCACCAGAACATTCAGATTTTGAAACAACCTTTTGACTATAATAAATGTAGGAAAACCTTCTTCAAGAGGGCAATTCTCATTACACAAAAGGGGAGACAGACTGAAAGGAAACCaaatgaatgtaatgaatgtagGAAAACCTTTTCTAAGAGATCTACCCTCGTTgtacatcagagaattcatacaggGGAGAAACCATATGTTTGTAATGATTGTAGAAAAACTTTTCGTGTGAAGACAAGCCTCACTCGACACcaaagaattcacactggagagagaCCCTATGAATGCAGTGAATGCCGGAAAACCTTCATTGACAAATCTGCCCTCATTGTACACCAGAAAATTCATGGAGGGGAGAAATCCTATGAGTGTAATGAATGTGGAAAGACCTTTTTTCGGAAGTCAGCCCTGGCTGAACATTTCAGGTCACACACAGGGGAGAAGCCTTATGAATGCAAGGAATGTGGAAATGCCTTCAGCAAGAAATCATATCTTGTTGTACATCAAAGAACTCACAGAGGAGAGAAGCCaaatgaatgtaaggaatgtgggaaaaccTTCTTCTGTCAGTCAGCCCTTACTGcgcatcagagaattcacacaggagaaaaaccctatgaatgtagtGAATGTGAGAAAACCTTCTTTTGTCAATCTGCCCTCAATGTGCATCGAAGAAGTCATACAGGAGAGAAGCCCTATGAATGCAGTCAATGTGGAAAATTTTTATGTACGAAATCAGCCCTCATTGCACATCAGATAACTCATAGAGGAAAGAAGTCttatgaatgtaatgaatgtgggaaattTTTCTGCCGTAAGTCAACACTCACTATCCATCAGAGAacacacacaggagagaaacatGGTGTGTTTAATAAATGTGGTAGAATATCCATTGTGAAGTCAAACTGCAGTCAGTGTAAGAGAATGAACACAAATGAGAATCTTTATGAGTGTAGTGAACATGGGCATGCCATCAGCAAAAACTCACACCTCATTGTACATCAGAGAACTATATGGGAGAGACCATATGAATGCAATGAATGTGGGAGAACCTACTGCAGGAAGTCAGCCCTGACTCACCATCAGAGAACACACACAGGAGAGAGACCCTATGagtgtaatgaatgtgggaaaacctTCTGTCAGAAGTTCTCCTTTGTTGAACATCAGCGAACTCACACTGGGGAGAAACCatatgaatgtaatgaatgtgggaaatcctTCTGCCATAAGTCAGCCTTCAGAGTCCATAGAAGAattcacacaggagagaaaccataTGAATGTAATCAATGTGGGAAAACCTACCGTCGCCTGTGGACTCTCACTGAACATCAGAAAatacacacaggagagaaaccttatgaatgtaacAAATGTGAGAAAACATTTCGCCACAAATCAAACTTTCTTTTACATCAGAAATCCCACAAGGAATAA
- the ZNF334 gene encoding zinc finger protein 334 isoform X1 — MRRRWADEFPILSLFCALFQETSFIPGPDCELHPRGMAATGPCSEAPVQGCDAGELQQLGLRGVPDVQRSWSKFCNFPLTGYHVSKPDVIFKLEQGEEPWIMEKFSNQNYPEVDDALEKSKEIQDKHLIQTVFFSNKTLITERENVFGKTLNLGMNSVPLRKMPYKCNPGGNSLKTNSEVIVAKKSKENRKIPDEYSGFGKHEKSHSGMKKYRYNPMRKASNQNGNLILHQNIQILKQPFDYNKCRKTFFKRAILITQKGRQTERKPNECNECRKTFSKRSTLVVHQRIHTGEKPYVCNDCRKTFRVKTSLTRHQRIHTGERPYECSECRKTFIDKSALIVHQKIHGGEKSYECNECGKTFFRKSALAEHFRSHTGEKPYECKECGNAFSKKSYLVVHQRTHRGEKPNECKECGKTFFCQSALTAHQRIHTGEKPYECSECEKTFFCQSALNVHRRSHTGEKPYECSQCGKFLCTKSALIAHQITHRGKKSYECNECGKFFCRKSTLTIHQRTHTGEKHGVFNKCGRISIVKSNCSQCKRMNTNENLYECSEHGHAISKNSHLIVHQRTIWERPYECNECGRTYCRKSALTHHQRTHTGERPYECNECGKTFCQKFSFVEHQRTHTGEKPYECNECGKSFCHKSAFRVHRRIHTGEKPYECNQCGKTYRRLWTLTEHQKIHTGEKPYECNKCEKTFRHKSNFLLHQKSHKE; from the exons ATGAGAAGGAGGTGGGCAGATGAATTCCCCATCCTTTCTCTATTCTGTGCACTATTTCAAG agaCCAGTTTCATTCCAGGACCTGACTGTGAACTTCACCCAAGAGGAATGGCAGCAACTGGACCCTGCTCAGAGGCTCCTGTACAGggatgtgatgctggagaactaCAGCAACTTGGTCTCCGTGG AGTCCCTGATGTCCAAAGATCTTGGTCTAAGTTCTGTAATTTCCCATTAACAGGGTATCATGTTAGCAAACCAGATGTGATTTTCAAATTGGAGCAAGGAGAAGAACCATGGATAATGGAGAAATTCTCAAATCAGAACTACCCAG AAGTCGATGATGCCTTAGAGAAGAGCAAGGAAATCCAAGATAAACATTTGATACAAACTGTATTCTTCAGCAACAAAACACTGATTACAGAAAGAGAGAATGTATTTGGGAAAACACTTAATCTGGGCATGAATAGTGTTCCCTTAAGAAAAATGCCCTATAAATGTAATCCAGGAGGAAACAGTTTGAAAACTAATTCAGAAGTAATTGttgcaaagaaaagcaaagaaaacagaaagattcCTGATGAATACAGTGGATTTGGGAAGCATGAAAAAAGTCATTCGGGAATGAAAAAATACAGATACAATCCAATGAGGAAAGCCAGCAATCAAAACGGAAATCTTATTCTGCACCAGAACATTCAGATTTTGAAACAACCTTTTGACTATAATAAATGTAGGAAAACCTTCTTCAAGAGGGCAATTCTCATTACACAAAAGGGGAGACAGACTGAAAGGAAACCaaatgaatgtaatgaatgtagGAAAACCTTTTCTAAGAGATCTACCCTCGTTgtacatcagagaattcatacaggGGAGAAACCATATGTTTGTAATGATTGTAGAAAAACTTTTCGTGTGAAGACAAGCCTCACTCGACACcaaagaattcacactggagagagaCCCTATGAATGCAGTGAATGCCGGAAAACCTTCATTGACAAATCTGCCCTCATTGTACACCAGAAAATTCATGGAGGGGAGAAATCCTATGAGTGTAATGAATGTGGAAAGACCTTTTTTCGGAAGTCAGCCCTGGCTGAACATTTCAGGTCACACACAGGGGAGAAGCCTTATGAATGCAAGGAATGTGGAAATGCCTTCAGCAAGAAATCATATCTTGTTGTACATCAAAGAACTCACAGAGGAGAGAAGCCaaatgaatgtaaggaatgtgggaaaaccTTCTTCTGTCAGTCAGCCCTTACTGcgcatcagagaattcacacaggagaaaaaccctatgaatgtagtGAATGTGAGAAAACCTTCTTTTGTCAATCTGCCCTCAATGTGCATCGAAGAAGTCATACAGGAGAGAAGCCCTATGAATGCAGTCAATGTGGAAAATTTTTATGTACGAAATCAGCCCTCATTGCACATCAGATAACTCATAGAGGAAAGAAGTCttatgaatgtaatgaatgtgggaaattTTTCTGCCGTAAGTCAACACTCACTATCCATCAGAGAacacacacaggagagaaacatGGTGTGTTTAATAAATGTGGTAGAATATCCATTGTGAAGTCAAACTGCAGTCAGTGTAAGAGAATGAACACAAATGAGAATCTTTATGAGTGTAGTGAACATGGGCATGCCATCAGCAAAAACTCACACCTCATTGTACATCAGAGAACTATATGGGAGAGACCATATGAATGCAATGAATGTGGGAGAACCTACTGCAGGAAGTCAGCCCTGACTCACCATCAGAGAACACACACAGGAGAGAGACCCTATGagtgtaatgaatgtgggaaaacctTCTGTCAGAAGTTCTCCTTTGTTGAACATCAGCGAACTCACACTGGGGAGAAACCatatgaatgtaatgaatgtgggaaatcctTCTGCCATAAGTCAGCCTTCAGAGTCCATAGAAGAattcacacaggagagaaaccataTGAATGTAATCAATGTGGGAAAACCTACCGTCGCCTGTGGACTCTCACTGAACATCAGAAAatacacacaggagagaaaccttatgaatgtaacAAATGTGAGAAAACATTTCGCCACAAATCAAACTTTCTTTTACATCAGAAATCCCACAAGGAATAA
- the ZNF334 gene encoding zinc finger protein 334 isoform X2, whose translation MNSPSFLYSVHYFKRPVSFQDLTVNFTQEEWQQLDPAQRLLYRDVMLENYSNLVSVGYHVSKPDVIFKLEQGEEPWIMEKFSNQNYPEVDDALEKSKEIQDKHLIQTVFFSNKTLITERENVFGKTLNLGMNSVPLRKMPYKCNPGGNSLKTNSEVIVAKKSKENRKIPDEYSGFGKHEKSHSGMKKYRYNPMRKASNQNGNLILHQNIQILKQPFDYNKCRKTFFKRAILITQKGRQTERKPNECNECRKTFSKRSTLVVHQRIHTGEKPYVCNDCRKTFRVKTSLTRHQRIHTGERPYECSECRKTFIDKSALIVHQKIHGGEKSYECNECGKTFFRKSALAEHFRSHTGEKPYECKECGNAFSKKSYLVVHQRTHRGEKPNECKECGKTFFCQSALTAHQRIHTGEKPYECSECEKTFFCQSALNVHRRSHTGEKPYECSQCGKFLCTKSALIAHQITHRGKKSYECNECGKFFCRKSTLTIHQRTHTGEKHGVFNKCGRISIVKSNCSQCKRMNTNENLYECSEHGHAISKNSHLIVHQRTIWERPYECNECGRTYCRKSALTHHQRTHTGERPYECNECGKTFCQKFSFVEHQRTHTGEKPYECNECGKSFCHKSAFRVHRRIHTGEKPYECNQCGKTYRRLWTLTEHQKIHTGEKPYECNKCEKTFRHKSNFLLHQKSHKE comes from the exons ATGAATTCCCCATCCTTTCTCTATTCTGTGCACTATTTCAAG agaCCAGTTTCATTCCAGGACCTGACTGTGAACTTCACCCAAGAGGAATGGCAGCAACTGGACCCTGCTCAGAGGCTCCTGTACAGggatgtgatgctggagaactaCAGCAACTTGGTCTCCGTGG GGTATCATGTTAGCAAACCAGATGTGATTTTCAAATTGGAGCAAGGAGAAGAACCATGGATAATGGAGAAATTCTCAAATCAGAACTACCCAG AAGTCGATGATGCCTTAGAGAAGAGCAAGGAAATCCAAGATAAACATTTGATACAAACTGTATTCTTCAGCAACAAAACACTGATTACAGAAAGAGAGAATGTATTTGGGAAAACACTTAATCTGGGCATGAATAGTGTTCCCTTAAGAAAAATGCCCTATAAATGTAATCCAGGAGGAAACAGTTTGAAAACTAATTCAGAAGTAATTGttgcaaagaaaagcaaagaaaacagaaagattcCTGATGAATACAGTGGATTTGGGAAGCATGAAAAAAGTCATTCGGGAATGAAAAAATACAGATACAATCCAATGAGGAAAGCCAGCAATCAAAACGGAAATCTTATTCTGCACCAGAACATTCAGATTTTGAAACAACCTTTTGACTATAATAAATGTAGGAAAACCTTCTTCAAGAGGGCAATTCTCATTACACAAAAGGGGAGACAGACTGAAAGGAAACCaaatgaatgtaatgaatgtagGAAAACCTTTTCTAAGAGATCTACCCTCGTTgtacatcagagaattcatacaggGGAGAAACCATATGTTTGTAATGATTGTAGAAAAACTTTTCGTGTGAAGACAAGCCTCACTCGACACcaaagaattcacactggagagagaCCCTATGAATGCAGTGAATGCCGGAAAACCTTCATTGACAAATCTGCCCTCATTGTACACCAGAAAATTCATGGAGGGGAGAAATCCTATGAGTGTAATGAATGTGGAAAGACCTTTTTTCGGAAGTCAGCCCTGGCTGAACATTTCAGGTCACACACAGGGGAGAAGCCTTATGAATGCAAGGAATGTGGAAATGCCTTCAGCAAGAAATCATATCTTGTTGTACATCAAAGAACTCACAGAGGAGAGAAGCCaaatgaatgtaaggaatgtgggaaaaccTTCTTCTGTCAGTCAGCCCTTACTGcgcatcagagaattcacacaggagaaaaaccctatgaatgtagtGAATGTGAGAAAACCTTCTTTTGTCAATCTGCCCTCAATGTGCATCGAAGAAGTCATACAGGAGAGAAGCCCTATGAATGCAGTCAATGTGGAAAATTTTTATGTACGAAATCAGCCCTCATTGCACATCAGATAACTCATAGAGGAAAGAAGTCttatgaatgtaatgaatgtgggaaattTTTCTGCCGTAAGTCAACACTCACTATCCATCAGAGAacacacacaggagagaaacatGGTGTGTTTAATAAATGTGGTAGAATATCCATTGTGAAGTCAAACTGCAGTCAGTGTAAGAGAATGAACACAAATGAGAATCTTTATGAGTGTAGTGAACATGGGCATGCCATCAGCAAAAACTCACACCTCATTGTACATCAGAGAACTATATGGGAGAGACCATATGAATGCAATGAATGTGGGAGAACCTACTGCAGGAAGTCAGCCCTGACTCACCATCAGAGAACACACACAGGAGAGAGACCCTATGagtgtaatgaatgtgggaaaacctTCTGTCAGAAGTTCTCCTTTGTTGAACATCAGCGAACTCACACTGGGGAGAAACCatatgaatgtaatgaatgtgggaaatcctTCTGCCATAAGTCAGCCTTCAGAGTCCATAGAAGAattcacacaggagagaaaccataTGAATGTAATCAATGTGGGAAAACCTACCGTCGCCTGTGGACTCTCACTGAACATCAGAAAatacacacaggagagaaaccttatgaatgtaacAAATGTGAGAAAACATTTCGCCACAAATCAAACTTTCTTTTACATCAGAAATCCCACAAGGAATAA